A genomic segment from Juglans regia cultivar Chandler chromosome 14, Walnut 2.0, whole genome shotgun sequence encodes:
- the LOC108993954 gene encoding uncharacterized protein LOC108993954, with translation MASVCKSDCVEDARVPMRLTYANLYKWPESDAEFVKSISSKENRGAGAHAHSRVVHSISCRQMYLRSYTFSRQKSSIPEKTKKCLGRVLQRVAMADRISRGQGKENGTTRRVATADSIRRDQGKENSTSTAVRKRRFGLLIRRPAMEGRSSGTLSSFFRRLLFCTAKVDAVDHGDT, from the coding sequence ATGGCCTCCGTTTGCAAATCAGACTGCGTCGAAGATGCCCGCGTCCCGATGCGACTAACCTATGCCAACCTCTACAAGTGGCCGGAATCCGACGCCGAGTTCGTGAAGTCCATCAGCTCAAAAGAGAACCGGGGGGCGGGGGCGCATGCTCATTCTAGAGTGGTGCACAGCATTTCATGTAGGCAAATGTATTTGAGGAGCTACACGTTTTCAAGACAAAAGAGTAGTATCCCCGAAAAGACCAAGAAGTGCTTGGGCAGAGTACTGCAGAGAGTTGCCATGGCCGATAGAATTAGCAGAGGTCAGGGCAAGGAAAACGGCACTACTAGAAGAGTGGCCACAGCCGATAGTATTAGAAGAGATCAGGGCAAGGAAAACAGTACTAGTACTGCTGTTCGGAAGAGGCGGTTTGGCTTGTTGATCAGGAGGCCGGCCATGGAGGGTCGTTCAAGCGGCACCTTGTCCTCGTTTTTCCGGCGGTTGTTGTTTTGCACTGCCAAGGTTGATGCGGTTGATCATGGAGACACCTGA
- the LOC108993974 gene encoding histone H4, with product MSGRGKGGKGLGKGGAKRHRKVLRDNIQGITKPAIRRLARRGGVKRISGLIYEETRGVLKIFLENVIRDAVTYTEHARRKTVTAMDVVYALKRQGRTLYGFGG from the coding sequence atgtCGGGTCGTGGAAAGGGAGGCAAGGGTTTGGGCAAGGGGGGAGCGAAACGGCACCGTAAGGTTCTCCGAGACAACATCCAGGGAATCACGAAGCCGGCAATTCGTCGGTTGGCTCGCAGGGGCGGTGTGAAGCGGATCAGCGGCCTGATCTACGAGGAGACCCGTGGTGTCCTGAAGATATTCCTGGAGAACGTGATTCGCGACGCTGTGACCTACACGGAGCACGCCCGAAGGAAGACCGTGACAGCCATGGACGTGGTCTACGCGCTCAAGAGACAGGGGAGAACTCTGTACGGGTTCGGAGGTTAG
- the LOC108993971 gene encoding protein GAMETOPHYTE DEFECTIVE 1 isoform X2, with protein sequence MGFFDLNIPYLEASPSTDKTPFKAARTKLVIKAMELGYTGIAYNNTIKGVMSDHDRCAVSLLTLSSLLKLVPSLASSVNLHRDLLGIPRASPFRQYTRLTVCVESPPQAQALNSGNPILKTYDLVAVRPLNQVVFDQACEKSERGVYFEITYSNLIADVQSRRQMISNAKLLVDWTRGKNLIFSSAAPSVNELRGPYDVANLSSLLGLSMERAKAAISKNCRTLIANALRRKHFYKDAIRVEVLSSDGQLDCNKPLSGDWFKWDPISSGEGDLLLENMAKSFPASNKVSKTVKAIDFASIINGMTSHGFQVNALTSQTEGVPQPPDNGNNILPAAGLVEVAAAASGQIEQLDRLDLLTEPDPTSSYDSPLIHQTPVCEDSQNLFSPNDTSTGLTNSEEIRIPTTASKEEKENLNGSDVNLSLNVVEKYDFQLQKSFSSCESHIVPPNENVIFHALSRDLELAAPCDAGAKVELATVFEDIVLPASKNEESQSTKNSDGVLDFVMDGERMEVDMKNKERTPLDPNDGSFMETKQFIEPMNGAGALTDCLPISDSYPEMTIIGDSSIAKHESTEVTMEEKRHGESDTEANQTLVQSISGRSRPRSRTSHGAMLFPLNRLLITTAFKRKPRR encoded by the exons ATGGGTTTCTTCGACCTGAATATACCGTACCTCGAAGCCTCCCCGTCGACCGATAAGACGCCGTTCAAAGCCGCGCGCACGAAGCTCGTGATAAAGGCCATGGAGCTAGGCTACACCGGCATCGCCTACAACAATACGATCAAGGGCGTCATGTCCGACCACGACCGTTGCGCCGTCTCTCTCCtcactctctcctctctcctcaagctcgtGCCCTCCCTCGCCTCCTCCGTCAATCTCCATCGCGATCTCCTCGGCATCCCACGCGCATCCCCCTTTCGCCAATATACGCGCCTTACTGTGTGCGTAGAAAGCCCCCCTCAGGCCCAGGCCCTCAACTCGGGTAACCCTATCTTAAAGACTTACGACTTGGTCGCTGTGAGGCCCTTGAACCAGGTCGTCTTCGACCAGGCCTGTGAGAAATCGGAG CGTGGAGTTTATTTTGAGATCACGTATTCCAATCTTATTGCGGATGTCCAATCAAGGAGGCAAATGATATCCAATGCAAAG TTACTGGTGGACTGGACTCGaggaaaaaatctcattttctcaAGTGCTGCCCCTTCTGTGAATGAACTTAGAGGGCCATATGATGTTGCAAACTTATCGTCATTGCTTGGGCTCTCTATGGAACGAGCTAAAGCAGCTATTTCCAAAAATTGTAG GACTCTCATAGCTAATGCTTTAAGGAGAAAACATTTTTACAAGGACGCAATCAGAGTTGAAGTACTATCATCAGATGGACAATTAGACTGCAACAAACCTTTGTCTGGTGATTGGTTTAAATGGGATCCCATCTCTAGTGGTGAAGGTGATTTGCTATTAGAGAACATGGCAAAGTCTTTTCCTGCCTCCAATAAAGTATCAAAAACTGTGAAAGCCATTGATTTTGCTTCGATTATTAATGGCATGACATCTCATGGCTTTCAAGTCAACGCTTTGACATCTCAAACTGAGGGTGTGCCCCAACCACCAGATAATGGAAATAACATTTTGCCTGCTGCTGGACTAGTTGAGGTAGCTGCCGCAGCCAGTGGACAGATTGAACAGCTTGATAGACTTGATCTTTTAACAGAACCAGATCCAACTTCATCATATGATTCTCCATTAATACATCAAACCCCTGTCTGTGAAgattctcaaaatttattttcacccAATGATACTTCAACAGGTCTCACTAACTCTGAGGAAATCAGAATTCCTACAACCGCctccaaagaagaaaaagagaatctAAATGGTTCAGATGTGAATCTTTCTTTGAATGTAGtggaaaaatatgattttcaacTACAAAAATCTTTCTCTAGCTGTGAATCTCATATTGTTCCACCAaatgaaaatgtaatatttcATGCATTGAGTAGGGACTTGGAGTTAGCTGCTCCTTGTGATGCCGGTGCTAAAGTAGAGCTTGCGACAGTGTTTGAGGATATTGTTCTTCCTGCTTCTAAAAATGAAGAGTCTCAAAGTACAAAAAACTCTGATGGAGTCTTGGATTTTGTAATGGATGGAGAGAGAATGGAGGTggacatgaaaaataaagaaagaacacCTTTGGACCCAAATGATGGGTCTTTTATGGAGACAAAACAATTTATAGAACCCATGAATGGTGCGGGTGCACTCACTGATTGCCTTCCAATTTCAGATTCTTATCCGGAGATGACAATTATAGGTGATTCTTCTATTGCAAAGCATGAGTCAACAGAGGTGACAATGGAAGAGAAAAGGCATGGAGAATCTGATACTGAAGCTAATCAAACCTTGGTTCAATCTATATCAG GCAGATCAAGACCAAGATCGAGGACTTCTCATGGAGCAATGTTATTTCCTTTGAATCGTTTGTTGATTACTACAGCTTTCAAGAGGAAAccaagaagatga
- the LOC108993971 gene encoding protein GAMETOPHYTE DEFECTIVE 1 isoform X1, translating to MGFFDLNIPYLEASPSTDKTPFKAARTKLVIKAMELGYTGIAYNNTIKGVMSDHDRCAVSLLTLSSLLKLVPSLASSVNLHRDLLGIPRASPFRQYTRLTVCVESPPQAQALNSGNPILKTYDLVAVRPLNQVVFDQACEKSEVDIIAIDFSEKLPFRLKLPMVKAAIERGVYFEITYSNLIADVQSRRQMISNAKLLVDWTRGKNLIFSSAAPSVNELRGPYDVANLSSLLGLSMERAKAAISKNCRTLIANALRRKHFYKDAIRVEVLSSDGQLDCNKPLSGDWFKWDPISSGEGDLLLENMAKSFPASNKVSKTVKAIDFASIINGMTSHGFQVNALTSQTEGVPQPPDNGNNILPAAGLVEVAAAASGQIEQLDRLDLLTEPDPTSSYDSPLIHQTPVCEDSQNLFSPNDTSTGLTNSEEIRIPTTASKEEKENLNGSDVNLSLNVVEKYDFQLQKSFSSCESHIVPPNENVIFHALSRDLELAAPCDAGAKVELATVFEDIVLPASKNEESQSTKNSDGVLDFVMDGERMEVDMKNKERTPLDPNDGSFMETKQFIEPMNGAGALTDCLPISDSYPEMTIIGDSSIAKHESTEVTMEEKRHGESDTEANQTLVQSISGRSRPRSRTSHGAMLFPLNRLLITTAFKRKPRR from the exons ATGGGTTTCTTCGACCTGAATATACCGTACCTCGAAGCCTCCCCGTCGACCGATAAGACGCCGTTCAAAGCCGCGCGCACGAAGCTCGTGATAAAGGCCATGGAGCTAGGCTACACCGGCATCGCCTACAACAATACGATCAAGGGCGTCATGTCCGACCACGACCGTTGCGCCGTCTCTCTCCtcactctctcctctctcctcaagctcgtGCCCTCCCTCGCCTCCTCCGTCAATCTCCATCGCGATCTCCTCGGCATCCCACGCGCATCCCCCTTTCGCCAATATACGCGCCTTACTGTGTGCGTAGAAAGCCCCCCTCAGGCCCAGGCCCTCAACTCGGGTAACCCTATCTTAAAGACTTACGACTTGGTCGCTGTGAGGCCCTTGAACCAGGTCGTCTTCGACCAGGCCTGTGAGAAATCGGAG GTAGATATAATAGCAATTGATTTCTCAGAGAAGCTTCCTTTCCGATTGAAGCTGCCTATGGTTAAAGCCGCCATTGAG CGTGGAGTTTATTTTGAGATCACGTATTCCAATCTTATTGCGGATGTCCAATCAAGGAGGCAAATGATATCCAATGCAAAG TTACTGGTGGACTGGACTCGaggaaaaaatctcattttctcaAGTGCTGCCCCTTCTGTGAATGAACTTAGAGGGCCATATGATGTTGCAAACTTATCGTCATTGCTTGGGCTCTCTATGGAACGAGCTAAAGCAGCTATTTCCAAAAATTGTAG GACTCTCATAGCTAATGCTTTAAGGAGAAAACATTTTTACAAGGACGCAATCAGAGTTGAAGTACTATCATCAGATGGACAATTAGACTGCAACAAACCTTTGTCTGGTGATTGGTTTAAATGGGATCCCATCTCTAGTGGTGAAGGTGATTTGCTATTAGAGAACATGGCAAAGTCTTTTCCTGCCTCCAATAAAGTATCAAAAACTGTGAAAGCCATTGATTTTGCTTCGATTATTAATGGCATGACATCTCATGGCTTTCAAGTCAACGCTTTGACATCTCAAACTGAGGGTGTGCCCCAACCACCAGATAATGGAAATAACATTTTGCCTGCTGCTGGACTAGTTGAGGTAGCTGCCGCAGCCAGTGGACAGATTGAACAGCTTGATAGACTTGATCTTTTAACAGAACCAGATCCAACTTCATCATATGATTCTCCATTAATACATCAAACCCCTGTCTGTGAAgattctcaaaatttattttcacccAATGATACTTCAACAGGTCTCACTAACTCTGAGGAAATCAGAATTCCTACAACCGCctccaaagaagaaaaagagaatctAAATGGTTCAGATGTGAATCTTTCTTTGAATGTAGtggaaaaatatgattttcaacTACAAAAATCTTTCTCTAGCTGTGAATCTCATATTGTTCCACCAaatgaaaatgtaatatttcATGCATTGAGTAGGGACTTGGAGTTAGCTGCTCCTTGTGATGCCGGTGCTAAAGTAGAGCTTGCGACAGTGTTTGAGGATATTGTTCTTCCTGCTTCTAAAAATGAAGAGTCTCAAAGTACAAAAAACTCTGATGGAGTCTTGGATTTTGTAATGGATGGAGAGAGAATGGAGGTggacatgaaaaataaagaaagaacacCTTTGGACCCAAATGATGGGTCTTTTATGGAGACAAAACAATTTATAGAACCCATGAATGGTGCGGGTGCACTCACTGATTGCCTTCCAATTTCAGATTCTTATCCGGAGATGACAATTATAGGTGATTCTTCTATTGCAAAGCATGAGTCAACAGAGGTGACAATGGAAGAGAAAAGGCATGGAGAATCTGATACTGAAGCTAATCAAACCTTGGTTCAATCTATATCAG GCAGATCAAGACCAAGATCGAGGACTTCTCATGGAGCAATGTTATTTCCTTTGAATCGTTTGTTGATTACTACAGCTTTCAAGAGGAAAccaagaagatga
- the LOC108993945 gene encoding two-component response regulator-like APRR9, protein MYAHPNTAFSRAADFPGLSTSPELTLPLALPSAPFLPPNLLLPDHLSAAELDSVPDALRTLNSEVGNSSSCSGCSSYGSPNSLASQRPSFIQRSVSSHSLQKNGFRQLVSPTRELLDSDESPVRRVFSTGDLQRIKMVQRCHRSESPLSNENSIIIESMSKACRYSPEEKKERIERYRSKRNQRNFNKKIKYACRKTLADSRPRIRGRFARNDEIEKSSQIQWSHMGGEEDEEDDDDWINFISTFSANMGS, encoded by the exons ATGTACGCTCACCCCAACACCGCATTCTCACGCGCCGCCGATTTTCCCGGCCTGTCCACATCCCCGGAGCTCACACTCCCATTAGCTCTCCCTTCGGCGCCGTTTCTGCCGCCCAACTTGCTCCTTCCCGACCACCTCTCCGCTGCCGAGCTCGACTCTGTCCCCGACGCTCTGAGAACGTTGAACTCGGAGGTGGGGAACAGTAGTAGCTGTAGCGGGTGCAGCAGCTACGGCTCTCCGAATTCCCTCGCGAGTCAGAGGCCGAGTTTCATCCAGAGAAGCGTGAGCAGCCACTCGCTCCAGAAGAACGGGTTTCGTCAACTCGTTTCGCCGACCCGCGAGTTATTGGACTCCGACGAGAGTCCCGTCCGGAGGGTATTCAGCACCGGGGACTTGCAG AGAATTAAAATGGTGCAGCGCTGTCATCGATCAGAGAGCCCCTTGTCCAATGAAAATAGTATCATCATCGAGAGTATGAGCAAAGCGTGCAGATACAGCCCTGAGGAGAAAAAGGAGAGGATCGAGAGATATAGGAGCAAGAGGAACCAAAGAAATTTCAACAAGaagattaag TATGCTTGTAGGAAAACGTTGGCGGACAGCCGGCCGCGCATCAGAGGTCGGTTTGCAAGGAATGATGAAATCGAGAAGAGTTCTCAAATTCAATGGAGCCATATGGGCGGGGAAGAAGACGAGGAAGATGACGATGATTGGATTAACTTCATTTCAACATTCTCAGCAAATATGggatcttaa